Sequence from the Armatimonadota bacterium genome:
CCGTACATGATGCTGGTGGATGCCGGGATCAATCCCGATCGTGATCTGCGCACCATCTTTGCCGGGTCGCATGACGCGGCCATAGTGGCGGTCTACAAGAAGGATGTGGACGCCAGCGCCACCCACGACAATGCGATCCCAGACTCGGTCCGCGAGATGCCCGACGTCGAGCAGGTGGTCAAGATCCTGGTCCGGAGCGCCCCGATCCCCAACGACGGGGTGGCGGTCCGGCGCGGGCTGCCCGACGATCTCGTGACAAAGATCCAGGAGGCCTTCGTGGATCTGGGCAAGACCGCCGACGGCGTGCGCCTGCTCGACGCGCTCTACAACGTGATTGGCTACGCGAAGTCGGACGGTTCCGAGTTCGAGATCATTCGCAAGACCTACAACGTCATGCGCGACAAGATCCGCATTTGACCGCGCCACAGATCGAACTGCGCGGGGTTGAGGTCCATTTCCCTGGCGGGGTCCAGGCCCTGCGCGGTGTAGACCTCAGCGTCCTTCGCGGCGAGTTTGTCGCGATTGTTGGGCTGAGCGGTGCCGGCAAGTCAACCCTGCTGCGCACCGTCAACCGCCTGGTGGAGCCGACCGCCGGGTCGGTATGGTTCGAGGGCGAGGACCTGACCGCCGCAGCGCCGGCGCGCCTGCTCGAAGTGCGCGCGCAGATTGGTATGATCTTCCAGACGTTCAACCTGGTCAGGCGGTCATCTGTATTGCGCAACGTGCTGGCTGGCCGCGTGGGCCGCATGCCCACCTGGCGGGCGCTGCTGGGCTGGTTCCCCAGGCGCGACCTGGAGATCGTGCACGGGGCGCTGCGCAAGCTCGACATTCAGGACAAGGCCTTTGTCCGGGCCGACGTGCTCAGTGGCGGCCAGCAGCAGCGCGTGGGCATCGCGCGGGCGCTGGCTCAGGAGCCGAAGGTGATCCTGGCCGATGAGCCGGTGGCATCGCTGGACCCGCCCACCTCGCACATGGTGATGCGCGATCTGCGGCGCATCAACCAGGAGGGCATCACAGTCCTGATCAACCTGCACTTCATTGACCTGGCGCGGGAGTACGCTCAACGGGTTGTGGGACTGCGCGACGGGCAGGTGGTCTACGACGGGCCCGCCGGCGAGGTGGACGACGCCACCTTCGAGCAGATCTACGGCCGGGCGCTCAAGGCCGACGACTTCCGGGGAGCAGACGCTGAAGGCTAGGTTCACACTCGTATTCCTGGCGACGGCCGGCCTATACCTGTGGAGCGCGGTGGGGATCGGCGCCTCCCCCCGAGTTGTCTG
This genomic interval carries:
- the phnC gene encoding phosphonate ABC transporter ATP-binding protein — translated: MELRGVEVHFPGGVQALRGVDLSVLRGEFVAIVGLSGAGKSTLLRTVNRLVEPTAGSVWFEGEDLTAAAPARLLEVRAQIGMIFQTFNLVRRSSVLRNVLAGRVGRMPTWRALLGWFPRRDLEIVHGALRKLDIQDKAFVRADVLSGGQQQRVGIARALAQEPKVILADEPVASLDPPTSHMVMRDLRRINQEGITVLINLHFIDLAREYAQRVVGLRDGQVVYDGPAGEVDDATFEQIYGRALKADDFRGADAEG